The DNA segment CTCATGCAGTTGTGCAGCGAGGCCCCGCCCGGCGCGAAGCCACCGGCCTTGGCGTCGTAGACGCCGTGCACCAGGCCCATGAACTCGCTCATCACGTTGCGGTGGAACCAGGGTGGCCGGAAGGTGTGCTCGGCCACCATCCAGCGCGGCGGGAAGATGACGAAGTCGCAGTTGGCCGTGCCCGGAAGCTCGCTCGGCGACGTGAGCACCGTGAAGATGGACGGGTCCGGGTGGTCGAAGCTCACCGTGTTGATGGTGTTGAACCGGGACAGGTCGTACTTGTACGGGGCGAGGTTGCCGTGCCAGGCGACCACGTCCAGCGGCGAGTGGTCGAACCGGGACTCCCACAGCCGCCCCAGGAACTTCTGCACCACCAGGGTGGGCCGGTCCACGTCCTCGTAGGCCGCCACGGGCGTCAGGAAGTCGCGCGGGTTGGCCAGGCCGTTCGCCCCGATGGGGCCCAGGTCCGGCAGCCGGAAGAAGGCGCCGTGGTTCTCACAGACGTAGCCGGAGGCCTGCCCGTCCGGCAGCTCGGCCCGGAAGCGCACGCCGCGCGGCACCACCGCGATTTCGCCCGGCGCCACGTCCAGCACGCCCAGCTCCGTCACGAGGCGCAGCTTCCCGGCGCCCGGGACGATGAGCAGCTCGCCGTCCGCGTCGTAGAACACCTTGTCCGTCATGGACCGGTTGGCGGCGTACAGGTGGATGCTGATGCCCGCGCCCGTCGCCGGGTCGCCGTTGCCGCCGTAGGTGCTGAGCCCCTCGATGAAGTCCGTGGGCTGCGCCGGGGGCGGCCGCGGGTCCCACCGCAGCCGGTTGGGCGAGACGGGCACCTCGTCGAAGGGGCCGCTGCGCAGCAGCCCCTGCGGGTGGGGCTGGTACGCGGGGTGGTTGGCGCTGGGCCGGATGCGGTAGAGCCACGAGCGCCGGTTCTCCCGGCGCGGGGCGGTGAAGGCGGCGCCGGAGAGCTGCTCCGGGTAGAGCCCGAAGGGCGCCCGCTGCGGCGAGTTCTGCCCTTCGGGGAGCGCGCCGGGGACGGCCTCCGTCGCGAACTCGTTGCCGAAGCCGGAGAGGTAGCCGCCGGGGGCCATCTTCAGGGTGCTCCTGGGAGTGGTCCCGGCCTGCGTGTCGGTCGTCACTGGGTGCGTCCTCCGCGGCTCCGAGAGGGCCTAGCGCTTCGTGTCGACCTTGATCACGCCGCGGCGGATCTGGTCAAGCTCGATGGACTCGAAGAGCGCCTGGAAGTTCCCGTTACCGAACCCCTCGTTGCCCTTGCGTTGGATGATCTCGAAGAAGATGGGCCCGAAGAGGTTCTCGGTGAAGATCTGCAGCAGCAGCCCCTCCTGCTCGTTGCCGTCGATGAGGATGCGGTTCTTCCGCATCCGCGCCAGGTCCTCGCCGTGGTTGGGGATGCGCTTGTCGACGAGGTCGTAGTAGGTCTCGATGGTGTCCTGCAGGGCCACGCCGCGCTCGCGCAGCCGCTCCACGGTGCCGTAGATGTCGCGCGTGGTGAGCGCCAGGTGCTGGATGCCCTCGCCGTTGTACTGGCGGATGAACTCTTCAATCTGCGACTTGTCGTCCTGGCTCTCGTTCAGCGGAATCCGGATGTTGCGGTCCGGGGCAATCATCGCCTGGCTGAACAGGCCCGTGGCCTGGCCCTTGATGTCGAAGTACTTCTGCTCGGCGAAGCCGAAGATGCGGCTGTAGAAGGCCGACCAGGTGCGCATCTGGCCGCGGCGCACGTTGTGCGTCAGGTGGTCCAGCGACTCCAGGCCCACGCTGTTGCGGGCCTCGGCCTCGTCCGCGCCGGGAATCTTCACCCAGGAGTCATAGAGCGAGCCCTTCGCCCCGTGGCGGTCGACGAGATAGAGCAGGCTGCCGCCGATGCCCTCCAGGACATAGGAGCCCTCGCCCAGCGCGCCCCGGGAGGGGTCCGCCGCGCGGGCGCCGCGCTCCAGGGCCATCTCGTAGGCCCGCCGGGCATTGCCCACGCGGAAGGCCATGCCGTTGGCCGAGGGGCCGTGGGCCGCGCGGAACTCGGCGACCTGGCCCGTCGTCTCGCGGTTGATGAGCAGGTTGATGCCGCCCTGCTTGTAGCGGACCAGGTCCTTGCTCGGGTGCTTGGAGTACGCGGTGAACCCCAGCCGCTCCAGCAGCCTGACCATCACCTCCGGCGCGGGGCTCGTGAACTCCACGAACTCGAATCCGTCCAGGCCCAGCGGGTTCTCAGCCGTCTCCACCATGACACCGCCTCCGTGCTTCGCGTGGGGGCGCGCCGCCTGCCGCGCCCGAAGGGTCGAGGTCCCTCTTCGGAACCATTCGCGGCGCAAGGTAAGGACGGGGGTGGACAACGAAAAGTACAAAGCACAGGCAGAGACTGTCAGCCGTCCGCACAATGCAATGCGCCATGAACGGCGCCGGGAAGGCGCCCTCCGCGGCGGGTGGAGGGGGCCGAATCCTACCTTCCGGGGTGGAGCCGGAGCCCCCCGCCCCCGCAGCCGGCCCACCGAGGGAATGTCAGACCCCTCCGGTAGTCTCCTTTCATCAACGAAGCCGAAAGGAAGGCCGCCATGTCCACGACCACGACCATGACCACGACCACTCCTCGCGAGAACCCGCGCGTCTCCGTCAACAAGCTGGGCCAGTACCTCACCGCGACGCCGTCGCTCCGCAAGCGCATCATCCACGGACAGAAGCACCCGGTGGACCCGCAGTACCTGCGCTACCCCGCCGCGGCGCAGGCCATCGTCGAGTTCCTCTGCGAGGGCCGCGACGAGGTCATCCTGCGCTACCACCAGCGTCGGCTGCTGAACGCCATGCCGGAGTCGGACTTCGACGCGCACCGCCTGGCGCTGTGCGCCGAGGCCCTGCAGCGCTGCCTCGTCGCCTCGGAAGGCCTGGCCAGCAAGGCCATTGCCAGCCCCGCGGACGCGGAGCTGCCGCCGCTGGAGCTGTCCGGCGTGGCCATCAGCGTGCGCCCGGAGGTGCTGCTGCGCAGCGTGGACGCGCAGGGGCAGATGCGCTCCGGCCTGCTGAAGCTCTACTTCTCCAAGCACACGCCGCTGGATGA comes from the Pyxidicoccus xibeiensis genome and includes:
- the hmgA gene encoding homogentisate 1,2-dioxygenase, coding for MAPGGYLSGFGNEFATEAVPGALPEGQNSPQRAPFGLYPEQLSGAAFTAPRRENRRSWLYRIRPSANHPAYQPHPQGLLRSGPFDEVPVSPNRLRWDPRPPPAQPTDFIEGLSTYGGNGDPATGAGISIHLYAANRSMTDKVFYDADGELLIVPGAGKLRLVTELGVLDVAPGEIAVVPRGVRFRAELPDGQASGYVCENHGAFFRLPDLGPIGANGLANPRDFLTPVAAYEDVDRPTLVVQKFLGRLWESRFDHSPLDVVAWHGNLAPYKYDLSRFNTINTVSFDHPDPSIFTVLTSPSELPGTANCDFVIFPPRWMVAEHTFRPPWFHRNVMSEFMGLVHGVYDAKAGGFAPGGASLHNCMSGHGPDQASYEQAIHADLKPHKLKDTLAFMFESRWVIRPTRSAMESPTLQSDYDHCWSGFQKAKLP
- the hppD gene encoding 4-hydroxyphenylpyruvate dioxygenase codes for the protein MVETAENPLGLDGFEFVEFTSPAPEVMVRLLERLGFTAYSKHPSKDLVRYKQGGINLLINRETTGQVAEFRAAHGPSANGMAFRVGNARRAYEMALERGARAADPSRGALGEGSYVLEGIGGSLLYLVDRHGAKGSLYDSWVKIPGADEAEARNSVGLESLDHLTHNVRRGQMRTWSAFYSRIFGFAEQKYFDIKGQATGLFSQAMIAPDRNIRIPLNESQDDKSQIEEFIRQYNGEGIQHLALTTRDIYGTVERLRERGVALQDTIETYYDLVDKRIPNHGEDLARMRKNRILIDGNEQEGLLLQIFTENLFGPIFFEIIQRKGNEGFGNGNFQALFESIELDQIRRGVIKVDTKR